One window of Posidoniimonas polymericola genomic DNA carries:
- the madM gene encoding malonate transporter subunit MadM yields MNAIWPSIEAVLTKYSLVTAFTLVGAVVWVAYAIAGRLAGGRLHGSAIAILMGLAAAYVAGSFTGGAKGVADIGWLAGVGLMGGAMLRDLAIVATAYGVRLEEFIKTGLSGVVSLLLGVFSAFLFGATVAYAFGFRDPVALVTIGGGAATYIVGPVTGTALGASSDIIALSVGAGLVKSVLVMTLTPLAARWIGLDNPRAAMIYGGLLGTTSGVAGGLAATDERLVPYGAMTATFYTGLGCLLGPSVAYIAVRAVVGS; encoded by the coding sequence GTGAACGCCATCTGGCCATCCATCGAAGCGGTGCTCACCAAGTACTCGCTCGTCACTGCCTTCACGCTCGTCGGGGCGGTGGTGTGGGTGGCCTACGCGATCGCGGGTCGGCTCGCCGGCGGTCGCCTGCACGGCTCGGCGATCGCGATCCTGATGGGGCTCGCGGCGGCGTACGTGGCGGGCTCGTTCACCGGGGGAGCCAAAGGGGTCGCCGACATCGGCTGGCTGGCGGGCGTGGGGCTGATGGGGGGCGCCATGCTCCGCGACCTGGCGATCGTCGCCACGGCGTACGGCGTGCGGCTCGAAGAGTTCATCAAGACCGGCCTCAGCGGTGTGGTAAGCCTGCTGCTGGGGGTGTTCTCGGCGTTCTTATTTGGCGCCACGGTGGCCTACGCGTTCGGTTTCCGCGACCCCGTCGCGCTGGTCACGATCGGCGGGGGAGCCGCCACCTACATCGTCGGACCAGTCACCGGCACGGCGCTAGGGGCCTCGAGCGACATCATCGCTCTGAGCGTCGGCGCCGGCCTGGTGAAGTCGGTGCTGGTGATGACGCTGACCCCCTTGGCAGCGCGCTGGATCGGTCTCGACAACCCGCGGGCTGCGATGATCTACGGCGGCCTGCTCGGCACCACGAGCGGCGTGGCGGGGGGGCTCGCCGCCACCGACGAGCGGCTCGTCCCCTACGGTGCGATGACCGCAACCTTCTACACCGGTTTGGGCTGCTTGCTGGGGCCCTCGGTAGCGTATATTGCAGTCCGCGCTGTTGTTGGATCGTGA
- a CDS encoding FAD-dependent oxidoreductase, producing the protein MRLPTLLLLLICCPPITAAPTTPAPSHTYDIVVYGGTSGGIAAAVAARRHGKSVVLIAPDRRIGGLTTNGLGLTDIGNKHVVGGIALEFYQAIHQYYQSPDAWRQQRADDYNYTGQGVKQSDGRAMWTFEPSAALAVYEQWLARDGVPVLRDERLVRPDGVEKSGGRIRSIRLESGAVVSGRAFIDATYEGDLLAAAGVTYIVGREANATYDETLNGVQTSHAVKHQLLPDVSAYVKPGDPASGLLPGVDPTGPGDEGARDHRVQAYCYRMCLTNHPDNRVPVAKPAGFEPATYELLLRNFEAGLAKAPLTLSPMPNHKTDSNNNTGVSTDFIGHSYDYPEASYDRRDEIRREHLAYQQGLMWVLANDPRVPDKVRSQMSQWGVCRDEFTDTEGWPPELYVREARRMVGATVMTQHHCQGREVARDSVGMAAYTMDSHNVQRYADANGHARNEGDVQVGGFPPYPISYRALVPKQQECTNLWAPFCLSASHIAFGSIRMEPVFMVLSQSSVAAASIAIDRDVDALAVPYAELEQVLLDEQQVLTR; encoded by the coding sequence ATGCGACTGCCGACACTGCTACTCTTGCTCATTTGCTGCCCTCCCATCACCGCGGCGCCCACCACACCGGCGCCGTCCCACACGTACGACATCGTTGTTTACGGCGGGACCTCCGGCGGGATCGCTGCCGCTGTCGCGGCCCGTCGGCACGGCAAGTCGGTCGTGCTGATTGCTCCCGACCGGCGGATCGGCGGGCTGACCACCAACGGCCTGGGGCTCACCGACATCGGCAACAAGCACGTGGTGGGCGGGATCGCGCTGGAGTTCTACCAGGCCATCCACCAGTACTACCAGTCGCCCGACGCGTGGCGGCAGCAGCGGGCCGACGACTACAACTACACCGGCCAGGGCGTGAAACAGTCGGACGGCCGGGCGATGTGGACCTTCGAGCCGAGCGCCGCGCTCGCCGTGTACGAGCAGTGGCTCGCGCGGGACGGCGTCCCCGTGCTGCGTGACGAACGGCTCGTCCGGCCCGACGGGGTCGAGAAGTCCGGGGGGCGGATCCGCTCGATCCGGCTCGAGTCGGGCGCGGTCGTCTCTGGCCGCGCGTTCATCGACGCCACCTACGAGGGCGACCTGCTCGCCGCCGCCGGCGTCACCTACATCGTCGGCCGCGAGGCCAACGCCACCTACGACGAGACCCTCAACGGAGTCCAGACCAGCCACGCGGTTAAGCATCAACTCCTCCCCGACGTCAGCGCCTACGTCAAACCTGGCGACCCTGCCAGCGGATTGCTGCCCGGCGTCGACCCCACCGGCCCAGGCGACGAAGGCGCCCGCGACCACCGCGTGCAGGCGTACTGCTACCGCATGTGCCTGACCAACCACCCGGACAACCGCGTGCCGGTCGCAAAGCCCGCCGGTTTCGAACCGGCCACCTACGAACTGCTGCTGCGGAACTTTGAGGCCGGCCTCGCCAAGGCGCCGCTCACGCTCTCTCCGATGCCCAACCACAAGACCGACAGCAACAACAACACAGGCGTATCGACCGACTTCATCGGCCACAGCTACGACTACCCCGAAGCGAGCTACGACCGCCGCGACGAGATCCGCCGCGAGCACCTCGCCTACCAGCAGGGTCTGATGTGGGTGCTCGCCAACGACCCTCGCGTTCCCGACAAGGTACGCAGCCAGATGTCGCAGTGGGGCGTCTGCCGCGACGAGTTCACCGACACCGAGGGCTGGCCCCCCGAGCTCTACGTCCGCGAGGCCCGCCGGATGGTCGGAGCCACGGTCATGACGCAGCACCACTGCCAAGGCCGCGAAGTCGCCCGCGACTCGGTCGGCATGGCGGCCTACACGATGGACTCCCACAACGTGCAGCGCTACGCCGACGCCAACGGCCACGCCCGCAACGAGGGGGACGTGCAGGTCGGCGGCTTCCCCCCGTACCCGATCTCGTACCGTGCGCTCGTGCCCAAGCAGCAGGAGTGCACCAACCTGTGGGCGCCGTTCTGCTTGTCGGCGTCACACATCGCGTTCGGTTCGATCCGCATGGAGCCGGTGTTTATGGTGCTCTCGCAGTCGTCGGTCGCGGCCGCGTCGATCGCTATCGACCGCGACGTCGACGCCCTCGCGGTGCCGTACGCCGAGCTCGAGCAGGTGCTGCTCGACGAACAGCAGGTATTGACTCGTTAG
- a CDS encoding PEP-CTERM sorting domain-containing protein (PEP-CTERM proteins occur, often in large numbers, in the proteomes of bacteria that also encode an exosortase, a predicted intramembrane cysteine proteinase. The presence of a PEP-CTERM domain at a protein's C-terminus predicts cleavage within the sorting domain, followed by covalent anchoring to some some component of the (usually Gram-negative) cell surface. Many PEP-CTERM proteins exhibit an unusual sequence composition that includes large numbers of potential glycosylation sites. Expression of one such protein has been shown restore the ability of a bacterium to form floc, a type of biofilm.): protein MKTTTTALLMLALAAPVLPANAARYLVDFGRNDVATGGGQGAITPSPDVNGYYWNNFDKEAYNSNTGSLDVPDDALLSGLVDDANNASTIGIQLLDSTGNNEWEANGAQNGGLLGPDSGLLGDFAIETATRDYFFTTQSSASFSLTGLNPTSTYDLEFFATRDTGGARRTQYRATDANGSVLSAILQTSGGGAGSAAHPNGNDDDTVSLLGLVPGGGNSIMIDMLTNEGGFSYVGILGITEHSVPEPTSAMLLSLGGVLAARIRRRR, encoded by the coding sequence ATGAAAACTACCACAACTGCGCTGCTCATGCTGGCACTCGCCGCGCCGGTCCTGCCCGCGAACGCCGCCCGCTACCTCGTCGACTTCGGTCGCAATGACGTCGCTACCGGCGGAGGCCAGGGCGCCATCACGCCGAGCCCCGATGTGAATGGCTACTACTGGAACAACTTCGACAAAGAGGCCTACAACTCGAACACCGGCAGCCTCGACGTGCCCGACGACGCGCTGCTCAGCGGCCTGGTCGACGACGCCAACAACGCGAGCACCATCGGCATCCAGCTGCTCGACTCTACCGGCAACAACGAGTGGGAAGCCAACGGCGCCCAGAACGGCGGCCTGCTCGGCCCCGACTCTGGGCTTCTTGGCGACTTCGCCATCGAGACCGCCACCCGCGACTACTTCTTCACCACCCAGTCTTCGGCCAGCTTCAGCCTTACCGGCCTGAACCCCACGTCGACCTACGACCTCGAGTTCTTCGCCACCCGCGACACTGGCGGCGCCCGTCGCACCCAGTACCGAGCGACGGACGCCAACGGCAGCGTGCTCTCGGCGATCCTGCAGACCTCGGGCGGCGGCGCCGGTTCTGCGGCCCACCCCAATGGCAACGACGACGACACCGTGTCGCTGCTGGGCCTCGTTCCCGGCGGCGGCAATTCGATCATGATCGACATGCTCACCAACGAGGGCGGCTTCTCGTACGTCGGCATCCTCGGCATCACCGAGCACTCGGTCCCCGAGCCGACCTCGGCGATGCTGCTCTCGCTCGGCGGCGTGCTCGCCGCCCGGATCCGTCGTCGCCGCTAG
- a CDS encoding DUF1593 domain-containing protein, whose protein sequence is MHRFFGCLGLLVIVAAASLASAGERHRLFVLTDIENEPDDAMSMVRLLVYANEIDIEGLTATTSVHQQNRVAPERIRRIVDAYGQVQPNLLKHDDRYPAADELRKLIYTGLPVFGMQGVGEGKDSEGSEELIKAVDRDDPRPLWVTAWGGASVLGQALWKVRATRSAEELEKFVSKLRVYTISDQDDAGPWLREQFPNLFYVCSPGYHAGGAYHHATWSGISGDRFHGRFTGADFGLVTNEWLEEHVRSKGPLGGEYPEWEFLMEGDTPSFLNLIDNGLADPEHPNWGGWGGRYEFYTPPMQKWFAQEETRPFWATAQDEVLGVDGAWHTGNHATIWRWRSAYQNDFSARMDWTIRPPAEANHPPVVKLDHDAKLTAKKGDRVELAATASSDPDGDELTYQWFAYNETGTFCTSSGSSGQPVAIETADQPRATLLVPAGRVMPPGVGTLHVILQVTDQGVPPLTRYQRVIVDIVE, encoded by the coding sequence ATGCATCGCTTTTTCGGTTGCTTAGGTTTGTTGGTGATCGTGGCGGCGGCCTCGCTGGCCTCGGCGGGCGAGCGGCACCGGCTGTTTGTGCTGACCGATATCGAGAACGAGCCGGACGACGCGATGTCGATGGTGCGGCTGCTGGTCTACGCCAACGAGATCGACATCGAGGGCCTGACGGCGACTACCTCGGTGCACCAGCAGAACCGCGTTGCGCCGGAGCGGATCCGGCGGATTGTTGACGCGTACGGCCAGGTCCAGCCGAACCTCCTGAAGCATGACGATCGGTACCCGGCGGCCGACGAGCTCCGCAAGCTGATCTACACCGGCCTGCCGGTGTTTGGCATGCAGGGTGTCGGCGAAGGAAAAGACTCCGAGGGGTCCGAGGAATTGATCAAGGCCGTCGACCGTGACGACCCGCGGCCGCTGTGGGTCACGGCGTGGGGCGGCGCGAGCGTGCTCGGTCAGGCGTTGTGGAAGGTCCGCGCGACGCGCTCAGCAGAGGAGCTCGAGAAGTTCGTCAGCAAGCTGCGGGTGTACACGATCTCCGACCAGGACGACGCCGGGCCGTGGCTGCGTGAGCAGTTTCCGAATCTGTTCTATGTCTGCAGCCCCGGCTACCACGCGGGCGGCGCGTACCACCACGCCACCTGGAGCGGCATCAGCGGCGACCGCTTCCACGGCCGCTTTACCGGCGCCGACTTTGGCCTGGTGACCAACGAGTGGCTGGAGGAGCACGTCCGCAGCAAGGGGCCGCTTGGCGGCGAGTACCCGGAGTGGGAGTTCCTGATGGAGGGGGACACGCCGTCGTTCCTCAATTTGATCGACAACGGGCTGGCCGACCCCGAGCACCCGAACTGGGGCGGCTGGGGCGGGCGGTACGAGTTCTACACGCCGCCGATGCAGAAGTGGTTCGCCCAGGAGGAGACGCGTCCGTTCTGGGCGACCGCGCAGGACGAGGTCCTGGGGGTCGACGGCGCGTGGCACACCGGCAACCACGCCACGATCTGGCGGTGGCGCTCGGCGTACCAGAACGATTTCTCGGCGCGGATGGACTGGACCATCAGGCCGCCGGCCGAGGCCAACCACCCGCCGGTCGTGAAGCTTGACCACGACGCCAAGCTCACCGCCAAAAAAGGGGATCGCGTCGAGCTTGCCGCGACCGCTTCTTCGGACCCGGACGGCGATGAGCTCACCTACCAGTGGTTCGCCTACAACGAGACCGGCACGTTCTGCACGTCCAGCGGCAGCAGCGGCCAGCCGGTCGCCATTGAGACGGCCGACCAGCCACGGGCGACGCTGCTCGTGCCCGCGGGCCGGGTGATGCCGCCCGGCGTGGGGACGCTGCACGTGATCCTGCAGGTGACCGACCAGGGCGTGCCGCCGCTGACGCGTTACCAGCGGGTGATTGTGGATATTGTCGAGTAG
- the ltrA gene encoding group II intron reverse transcriptase/maturase, which yields MSLMEAVVDQANLETAWRNVKANRGAPGPDGITITKFPDWFRTRWPQVRQQLLGGTYRPGPVRRKTIDKPDGGQRLLGIPNVLDRLIQQAIVQVLTPIFDPHFSESSFGFRPQRSAHGAAKQVGRTIRRGHRYAADIDLSKFFDRVQHDVLLTRVARRVDDKLLLRLIGRYLRAGVMVDGALQPTDIGTPQGGPLSPILSNILLDDLDKELERRGLPFVRYADDFAVFAKSKRSAERIMTSVSRYLTGALRLVVNQEKSQVVASTEFEFLGFAFVKSRATINVAAKSVRKFKQRIREITGRSRGISMEDRLGRLRRYVRGWMGYFGLASQLKLFDRLDQWIRRRIRMCHWKQWRRPKRRREMLIRLGVPRRQAIRHARSRQGYWHMSKTIASGVGLNNAWLAEQGLLSIKTLWAELAPLRRTA from the coding sequence ATGTCTTTGATGGAGGCCGTTGTCGACCAGGCCAACCTCGAAACCGCCTGGAGAAACGTGAAAGCGAACCGCGGAGCCCCCGGCCCCGATGGGATCACGATCACGAAGTTCCCCGACTGGTTCCGAACACGGTGGCCGCAGGTCCGACAGCAGCTCCTCGGTGGGACGTACCGGCCAGGACCGGTGCGGCGCAAAACCATCGACAAACCCGATGGCGGCCAGCGGTTGCTCGGTATCCCAAACGTGCTCGACCGACTGATTCAGCAAGCCATCGTCCAGGTCCTGACGCCGATCTTCGACCCGCATTTCAGCGAGTCGAGCTTCGGTTTTCGGCCCCAACGCTCTGCTCATGGAGCAGCCAAGCAGGTCGGGCGTACGATCCGTCGTGGTCATCGCTATGCCGCCGACATCGATCTGTCGAAGTTCTTCGACCGAGTTCAGCACGACGTCCTGCTGACGCGTGTCGCTCGTCGAGTCGACGACAAGCTGCTGCTGCGATTGATCGGCCGCTACCTGCGAGCGGGCGTGATGGTCGATGGAGCTCTGCAACCAACCGATATTGGCACGCCCCAAGGCGGTCCACTCAGCCCGATCTTAAGCAACATCCTGCTTGACGATCTGGACAAGGAGTTGGAACGCCGAGGGCTGCCGTTCGTGCGGTACGCGGATGATTTCGCCGTCTTTGCGAAATCGAAACGTAGTGCCGAGCGAATCATGACATCGGTCTCGCGCTACTTGACTGGCGCCCTTCGCTTGGTGGTGAACCAAGAGAAGAGCCAGGTTGTCGCCAGCACAGAATTCGAGTTCCTTGGATTCGCATTCGTCAAATCGCGCGCGACGATCAACGTAGCGGCGAAGTCCGTCCGGAAGTTCAAGCAGCGTATCCGCGAGATTACCGGCCGCAGCCGGGGCATCTCGATGGAGGATCGCTTGGGCAGACTGCGACGATACGTTCGCGGCTGGATGGGCTACTTCGGCTTGGCGTCTCAGTTGAAGCTGTTCGACAGACTCGACCAGTGGATACGTCGTCGCATTCGAATGTGTCACTGGAAACAGTGGCGTCGGCCGAAACGCCGACGCGAAATGCTCATTCGGCTCGGCGTTCCGCGACGTCAAGCGATTCGCCACGCACGCAGTCGCCAAGGCTACTGGCACATGTCCAAAACCATCGCCAGCGGCGTGGGGCTCAACAATGCGTGGCTTGCAGAACAGGGACTCCTCAGCATCAAGACACTCTGGGCAGAGCTTGCTCCCCTTCGTCGAACCGCCTAG
- the madL gene encoding malonate transporter subunit MadL, with product MAIYGTALLSFCLICGLVVGKLIGLAIGVDANVGGVGFAMLLLIVLSDRLRAAGVLAEPTQRGVLYWSAIYIPIVVAMAATQNVYAAISSGAVAIVAGAGAVVIGLAMLPLVALLGRSDSDESWPAGPTPPGDPR from the coding sequence ATGGCCATCTACGGTACCGCGCTGCTGTCGTTCTGCCTGATCTGCGGGCTGGTCGTTGGCAAGCTGATTGGTTTGGCGATCGGCGTCGACGCCAACGTCGGGGGCGTCGGTTTTGCCATGCTGCTGCTGATCGTGTTGTCGGACCGGCTGCGGGCCGCCGGGGTGCTGGCCGAGCCGACGCAGCGTGGGGTGTTGTACTGGAGCGCGATCTACATTCCCATCGTCGTGGCGATGGCCGCCACCCAGAACGTCTACGCGGCGATTAGCAGCGGAGCGGTCGCGATTGTAGCCGGCGCGGGCGCCGTGGTCATCGGCCTGGCGATGCTCCCGCTGGTCGCCCTGCTCGGTCGATCGGACAGCGACGAGTCCTGGCCGGCCGGTCCGACCCCGCCGGGGGACCCGCGGTGA
- a CDS encoding mechanosensitive ion channel family protein, which translates to MRRLLLVSVVVGAAPLAVAQEDASSPPADAAEAKPKSDPAETKEVSVAPTAEDDDIAERLTGILRATDWFESPEIRVEEGVAFLSGVADSEEHRAWAERLAGRTEDVVAVVNQMGVVTPSMLDFSPATSQLDGMVRSFIQATPTFLVAALLLLLTWWAAGIAARIGKHVAQSRVENVLLRGMVGRFAAVPVLLLGAYMALHVAGLTRLAATVLGGTGLLGIVVGFAFRDIAENYLASILISMRRPFEIGDLVTIGDHKGFVQTVTSRGTQIMTLEGNHVQIPNSLVYKSVIENQTANPNVRLSFTVGIDYSDSAAAAQQAVLQTLRDHDAVLADPEPLVLVDALAASTVNLAIYFWVDASHYSHIKVRSAVMRLVKRRLQQGGFTLPDESREMIFPQGVPVRLIQEEGGPGRPASATTESNAAAADQAAEPADEGEPELEATEAEGNLVSEKHEIQQQAAGARPLSDGENLIDSQPEERSERAR; encoded by the coding sequence TTGCGTCGATTGCTTCTGGTTTCGGTGGTTGTTGGTGCGGCTCCACTGGCGGTAGCGCAGGAGGACGCGAGCTCGCCTCCCGCTGACGCCGCGGAGGCCAAGCCCAAGTCCGACCCCGCCGAAACCAAGGAGGTGAGCGTCGCGCCGACCGCCGAGGACGACGACATCGCCGAGCGGCTGACCGGCATCCTGCGGGCGACCGACTGGTTCGAGTCTCCGGAGATACGAGTCGAGGAGGGCGTGGCGTTCCTGTCCGGCGTGGCCGACAGCGAGGAGCACCGGGCGTGGGCCGAGCGGCTCGCCGGCCGGACCGAGGACGTCGTGGCGGTGGTGAACCAGATGGGCGTGGTGACGCCGAGCATGCTCGACTTCTCGCCCGCCACCAGTCAGCTCGACGGGATGGTGCGGTCGTTCATCCAGGCGACCCCGACCTTCCTGGTGGCGGCGTTGCTGCTGCTCTTGACCTGGTGGGCCGCGGGAATCGCGGCGCGGATCGGCAAGCACGTGGCCCAGAGTCGTGTCGAGAACGTGCTGCTCCGCGGCATGGTCGGGCGGTTCGCGGCCGTGCCGGTGCTGCTGCTGGGGGCGTACATGGCGCTCCACGTGGCGGGGCTGACGCGGCTGGCGGCGACCGTGCTGGGCGGCACGGGCCTGCTGGGCATCGTGGTGGGGTTTGCGTTCCGCGACATCGCGGAGAACTACCTGGCGAGCATCCTGATCAGCATGCGGCGCCCGTTCGAGATCGGCGACCTGGTGACCATCGGCGACCACAAGGGCTTTGTGCAGACGGTCACCTCGCGCGGAACGCAGATCATGACGCTCGAGGGCAACCACGTGCAGATCCCCAACTCGCTGGTGTACAAGAGCGTGATCGAGAACCAGACCGCCAACCCGAACGTGCGGCTCAGCTTCACGGTCGGCATCGACTACAGCGACTCGGCCGCGGCGGCGCAGCAGGCGGTGCTGCAGACCCTCCGCGACCACGACGCGGTGCTCGCCGACCCGGAGCCGCTGGTGCTGGTCGACGCCCTCGCCGCGTCGACGGTCAACCTGGCGATCTACTTCTGGGTCGACGCGTCGCACTACAGCCACATCAAGGTCCGTTCGGCGGTGATGCGGCTGGTGAAACGCCGGCTGCAGCAGGGCGGCTTCACGCTGCCGGACGAGTCGCGTGAGATGATCTTCCCGCAGGGCGTGCCGGTGCGGTTGATCCAGGAGGAGGGCGGCCCGGGCCGTCCTGCCTCGGCGACGACCGAGAGCAACGCGGCGGCCGCTGACCAAGCGGCCGAGCCGGCCGACGAGGGCGAGCCGGAGCTCGAGGCCACCGAGGCCGAGGGCAACCTGGTTTCCGAGAAGCACGAGATCCAGCAGCAGGCCGCCGGCGCCCGGCCGCTGAGCGACGGCGAGAATCTGATCGATTCGCAGCCCGAGGAGAGGAGCGAGCGGGCCCGCTAA
- a CDS encoding GDSL-type esterase/lipase family protein has protein sequence MSVTSAARGCAACFSLLVLGACLSPAAAQYNAEIARWNAQDALDPVSDNGLVFVGSSSIRRWEQLTHDFADYNVVQRGIGGALFDDVVAQVNDLVLDYSPRGVVVWAGTNDLASGSNGAEVAADYQNFVSAVHNSLPNTHIFYLGVMPTPGRQGNRPQEDIANSTIAAAAAGDSRLHYIDLPAAFETLNPYGGAGFTSKFVDSIHLNRDGYDFWTTIIRPQIEAAFAPDKPLAVNPNSLAIGESLLMDFGPTDSSNGLPTASPDSRGNHWNNWTSRASGGLTVNAGEHIGGLVTTSGDATEIGLVLTAGFQLNGFNHGGLLNPDENLLGDFADHNATGDFFFSTADGLQGGGDDDTGGGFMLTGLNPDYLYEFEFFGSRNTSEQRITEYRVHGANESVIQLATSGNNIGADGMYDGNDDQTAVLVDVQPDEFGQVFVDLTLIQGQFAYINAMQVTATGSVVPEPSAAAALLGLLGGASRRSRR, from the coding sequence ATGTCCGTCACCTCCGCGGCGCGCGGCTGCGCCGCCTGTTTTTCGCTCCTCGTGCTCGGCGCCTGCCTCTCCCCGGCGGCCGCGCAGTACAACGCCGAGATCGCCCGCTGGAACGCCCAGGACGCGCTCGATCCCGTTTCAGACAACGGGTTGGTTTTTGTCGGCAGCTCCAGCATCCGCCGCTGGGAGCAGCTCACCCACGACTTCGCCGACTACAACGTTGTCCAGCGCGGCATCGGCGGCGCCCTGTTCGACGATGTGGTGGCCCAGGTCAACGACCTCGTGCTCGACTACTCCCCGCGCGGCGTCGTGGTGTGGGCCGGCACCAACGACCTCGCCTCCGGCAGTAATGGCGCCGAGGTGGCGGCCGACTACCAGAACTTCGTGTCGGCGGTGCACAACTCGCTGCCCAACACGCACATCTTCTACCTCGGCGTGATGCCCACGCCGGGCCGCCAGGGCAACCGCCCGCAGGAAGACATCGCCAACAGCACGATTGCGGCGGCCGCGGCCGGCGATTCGCGGCTGCACTACATCGACCTGCCCGCCGCGTTCGAAACGCTCAACCCCTACGGCGGCGCCGGCTTCACGTCGAAGTTCGTCGACAGCATCCACCTCAACCGCGACGGCTACGACTTTTGGACCACGATCATCCGCCCCCAAATCGAGGCCGCCTTCGCGCCCGACAAGCCGCTGGCGGTCAACCCGAACTCGCTGGCGATCGGCGAGAGCCTGCTGATGGACTTCGGCCCGACCGACAGCAGCAACGGCCTCCCCACCGCCAGCCCCGACTCCCGCGGCAACCACTGGAACAACTGGACCAGCCGCGCCTCCGGCGGCCTGACGGTGAACGCGGGCGAGCACATCGGCGGCCTGGTGACCACGTCCGGCGACGCCACGGAGATCGGCCTCGTGCTGACCGCGGGCTTCCAGCTGAACGGTTTTAACCACGGCGGCCTGCTCAACCCCGACGAGAACCTGCTCGGCGACTTTGCTGATCACAACGCCACCGGTGACTTCTTCTTCAGCACCGCCGACGGCCTGCAGGGGGGCGGCGACGACGACACCGGCGGCGGGTTCATGCTGACCGGACTGAATCCCGATTACCTGTACGAGTTCGAGTTCTTCGGCTCCCGCAACACCTCCGAGCAACGGATCACCGAGTACCGAGTGCATGGCGCCAACGAGTCGGTGATCCAGCTGGCGACCTCCGGCAACAACATCGGCGCCGACGGCATGTATGACGGCAACGACGACCAGACCGCAGTGCTGGTCGATGTGCAGCCGGACGAGTTCGGCCAGGTGTTTGTCGACCTGACCCTGATCCAGGGGCAGTTCGCCTACATCAACGCGATGCAGGTCACCGCCACTGGCTCTGTGGTCCCCGAGCCCTCGGCCGCCGCGGCGTTGCTGGGCTTGCTCGGCGGCGCATCCCGACGCTCTAGGCGCTAG
- a CDS encoding GntR family transcriptional regulator, protein MNDAPARSSRQISDAIEDDIVTGKLAPGAKLDEAGLSQRFEISRTPVREALRFLSERGMVRLIRNRGAFVAEMTVPELVEMFEVMAELEGMSARLCARRLTPQLAKELQAAHQACGDASQQQEEADDYYYCNEAFHDVIYRGCQNTFLVEQARLLRRRLQAYRRMQLRFPRRINDSVGEHQEIVDAILAGDGGRAERHAKNHVLIQGERFADFVAMIGAEAHANRTAGRPASRP, encoded by the coding sequence ATGAATGACGCCCCAGCACGCAGCTCTCGACAAATCAGCGATGCTATCGAGGACGACATCGTCACCGGAAAGCTGGCGCCGGGAGCCAAGCTGGACGAGGCGGGCCTGAGCCAGCGATTCGAGATTTCTCGCACCCCAGTCCGTGAGGCCCTCCGCTTCCTCTCCGAGCGGGGCATGGTCCGGCTGATCCGCAACCGGGGCGCGTTCGTCGCGGAGATGACCGTGCCCGAGCTCGTCGAAATGTTCGAGGTGATGGCCGAACTCGAGGGGATGTCCGCCCGGCTGTGTGCTCGGCGGCTCACCCCGCAGCTTGCCAAGGAACTGCAGGCCGCCCACCAAGCCTGCGGCGACGCCAGCCAGCAGCAGGAGGAGGCCGACGACTACTACTACTGCAACGAGGCCTTCCACGACGTGATCTACCGCGGCTGCCAGAACACATTCCTGGTGGAGCAGGCGCGGCTCCTCCGCCGTCGGCTGCAGGCGTACCGGCGGATGCAGCTGCGTTTCCCGCGCCGCATCAACGACTCGGTGGGCGAGCATCAGGAAATCGTCGACGCCATCCTGGCCGGCGACGGCGGTCGGGCCGAGCGGCACGCCAAGAACCATGTGCTGATCCAGGGCGAACGCTTCGCCGACTTTGTGGCCATGATCGGCGCCGAAGCCCACGCCAACCGCACCGCGGGCCGCCCCGCAAGCCGCCCCTAG